One genomic segment of Streptomyces sp. RerS4 includes these proteins:
- the map gene encoding type I methionyl aminopeptidase produces the protein MSGQSLLVPGELSPARSVPGNIRRPEYVGKPAPTPYTGPEVQSAETIEAMRIAGRIAAQAMEEAAKLIAPGVTTDELDRVAHEYMCDHGAYPSTLGYRGFPKSLCSSLNEVICHGIPDSTVLKDGDIVNLDVTAYIGGVHGDNNATYLCGDVDEESRLLVERTREALNRAIKAVKPGRQINVIGRVIESYAKRFGYGVVRDFTGHGINSSFHSGLIIPHYDSPHATTVIEPGMTFTIEPMLTLGTHEYDMWDDGWTVVTKDRKRTAQFEHTLVVTDSGAEILTLP, from the coding sequence ATGTCTGGCCAGTCGCTGCTCGTACCAGGCGAGCTTTCTCCCGCCCGTTCCGTTCCCGGAAACATCCGCCGTCCCGAGTACGTGGGCAAGCCCGCGCCCACCCCGTACACCGGACCGGAGGTGCAGTCGGCCGAGACCATCGAGGCGATGCGCATCGCCGGCCGGATCGCCGCCCAGGCGATGGAAGAGGCCGCCAAGCTCATCGCTCCGGGGGTGACCACCGACGAGCTGGACCGGGTCGCGCACGAGTACATGTGCGACCACGGCGCCTACCCGTCGACGCTGGGCTACCGGGGCTTCCCGAAGTCCCTGTGTTCCTCGCTCAACGAGGTCATCTGCCACGGGATCCCCGACTCGACCGTCCTGAAGGACGGCGACATCGTGAACCTCGACGTGACCGCGTACATCGGCGGCGTGCACGGCGACAACAACGCCACCTACCTGTGCGGTGACGTGGACGAGGAGTCGCGCCTGCTGGTCGAGCGCACCCGCGAGGCGCTGAACCGGGCCATCAAGGCGGTCAAGCCGGGCCGACAGATCAACGTGATCGGCCGCGTCATCGAGTCGTACGCGAAGCGGTTCGGTTACGGCGTCGTCCGGGACTTCACCGGGCACGGGATCAACTCGTCCTTCCACTCCGGCCTGATCATCCCGCACTACGACAGCCCGCACGCGACCACCGTGATCGAGCCCGGGATGACGTTCACGATCGAGCCGATGCTCACGCTGGGCACCCACGAGTACGACATGTGGGACGACGGCTGGACGGTCGTCACGAAGGACCGCAAGCGGACCGCGCAGTTCGAGCACACCCTCGTGGTGACCGACAGCGGAGCGGAGATCCTCACCCTGCCGTGA
- a CDS encoding biliverdin-producing heme oxygenase: MDAFSTVIRVASHEQHTEAETSTFMSDLLGGRLGVEAYARYTEQLWFVYRALEDGADALREDPVAGPFIRPELMRVAAIERDLEHLRGPDWRTSLTALPATRAYAERVAECAASWPGGYVAHHYTRYLGDLSGGQIIRDKAERTWGFARKGDGVRFYVFEDIVNPAAFKRTYRELLDAIAADDLEKQRIIDECKRAFDFNGAVFRELGEEFPLSA; this comes from the coding sequence TTGGACGCGTTCTCCACGGTCATCCGTGTCGCCTCGCACGAGCAGCACACCGAAGCCGAGACCTCTACGTTCATGAGCGACCTGCTCGGCGGGCGCCTGGGGGTCGAGGCCTACGCCCGCTACACCGAGCAGCTCTGGTTCGTCTACCGGGCCCTGGAGGACGGGGCCGACGCCCTGCGCGAGGACCCCGTGGCGGGCCCCTTCATCCGGCCCGAGCTGATGCGCGTCGCCGCGATCGAGCGGGACCTCGAACACCTGCGCGGGCCCGACTGGCGCACCTCCCTCACCGCCCTGCCCGCGACGCGGGCGTACGCGGAGCGCGTCGCCGAGTGCGCGGCGTCCTGGCCGGGCGGATACGTCGCCCACCACTACACCCGCTACCTGGGCGACCTCTCCGGCGGCCAGATCATCCGCGACAAGGCGGAGCGGACCTGGGGCTTCGCCCGCAAGGGCGACGGCGTGCGGTTCTACGTCTTCGAGGACATCGTCAATCCGGCCGCCTTCAAGCGGACCTACCGCGAGCTGCTCGACGCGATCGCCGCCGACGACCTGGAGAAGCAGCGCATCATCGACGAGTGCAAGCGCGCCTTCGACTTCAACGGCGCGGTCTTCCGCGAGTTGGGCGAGGAGTTCCCGCTCAGCGCATGA
- a CDS encoding PhzF family phenazine biosynthesis protein: protein MNDLDVLKVFCAGDGRYGNLLGVVRDGRTCPDDASRQALAAELGYSETVFVDDPERGVVDIRTPGTRMSFAGHPLVGVAWLLDIEELQPPAGSVWARDDGEFTWITARPEWVTEKRTHRYASVAEVDALPAPPPGEGWLYAWAWEDEAAGRVRARGFPRRPDGIVAEDEATGSAAILLTAQLNRALNITQGAGSQILTAPNPDGTVEIGGRVRFMR from the coding sequence GTGAACGATCTCGATGTGCTCAAGGTCTTCTGCGCGGGTGACGGCCGGTACGGCAACCTGCTCGGAGTCGTCCGCGACGGCCGCACCTGCCCGGACGACGCGTCCCGGCAGGCGCTGGCCGCCGAACTCGGCTACAGCGAGACGGTCTTCGTCGACGACCCCGAGCGCGGGGTCGTCGACATCCGTACGCCCGGCACGCGCATGTCCTTCGCCGGGCACCCGCTCGTCGGTGTCGCCTGGCTGCTCGACATCGAGGAACTCCAGCCCCCGGCCGGTTCCGTCTGGGCCCGCGACGACGGGGAGTTCACCTGGATCACGGCCCGCCCGGAATGGGTCACCGAGAAGCGCACCCACCGGTACGCGTCCGTCGCCGAGGTCGACGCGCTGCCCGCCCCGCCGCCCGGCGAGGGCTGGCTGTACGCCTGGGCCTGGGAGGACGAGGCCGCCGGACGCGTCCGCGCCCGGGGCTTCCCCCGCCGCCCCGACGGGATCGTCGCCGAGGACGAGGCGACCGGTTCGGCGGCGATCCTGCTGACGGCGCAGCTGAACCGCGCCCTCAACATCACCCAGGGCGCGGGCTCCCAGATCCTCACCGCCCCGAACCCGGACGGCACCGTCGAGATCGGCGGCCGCGTCCGCTTCATGCGCTGA
- a CDS encoding HtaA domain-containing protein, which translates to MSSPVRRPAVLAAAVLTAATLGTAAFVLPATAVGAWPAAGAPAAAPVPVLSGTLDWGVLASLRAYVKGIGTITAQDGATEVPGGFRFGEATGQYDAAGGHVVTAAFKGAVVFDGTRHGFVVKMENFRISTATKKLTADVTRNGTLKPNVPLADVAFAGMNMKDLTTTLTPEFAALFDRDAYAGQPGDKLTVDLKFPERPSPSTSPSPSTSASTSTSPSPSPSSSTSSSPSASASTSAAPSPGGSGAPADGPQKILNGKLTWGVKESFRAYVGEKGITASGGAVKDGATYAFAFGAGELDVRNQKLNASFQGSLRFRFTLHGLDLTFENIRVAGAGKTGTLTLDVKTPAGTRKDVPFATLDLSKTDYKTKGGLLALTGVPAYFTEQGSTVFANDNAVLDQYKPGKPMDPLDLSVAVDKDVTLPTTGGATGGTGTTGGTGTTGGGGTGGSAGGGSAGGAGTAGAARRRAATWPPRAPSSRPAPCSAPPA; encoded by the coding sequence ATGTCCTCGCCCGTCCGTCGTCCGGCCGTCCTCGCGGCCGCCGTCCTCACCGCCGCCACCCTCGGCACCGCCGCGTTCGTCCTGCCCGCCACGGCCGTGGGTGCCTGGCCGGCCGCCGGGGCGCCGGCCGCGGCCCCCGTCCCGGTCCTGAGCGGCACCCTCGACTGGGGCGTCCTGGCGAGCCTGCGCGCGTACGTCAAGGGCATCGGCACGATCACCGCGCAGGACGGCGCCACCGAGGTCCCCGGCGGTTTCCGCTTCGGCGAGGCGACGGGCCAGTACGACGCGGCCGGCGGGCACGTCGTGACGGCGGCCTTCAAGGGCGCGGTCGTCTTCGACGGCACCAGGCACGGGTTCGTCGTCAAGATGGAGAACTTCCGCATCAGCACGGCCACGAAGAAGCTGACGGCCGACGTCACCAGGAACGGCACGCTGAAGCCCAACGTGCCGCTGGCGGACGTGGCCTTCGCCGGGATGAACATGAAGGACCTGACGACCACCCTCACCCCCGAGTTCGCCGCGCTGTTCGACCGCGACGCGTACGCGGGTCAGCCGGGCGACAAGCTGACGGTGGACCTGAAGTTCCCGGAGCGGCCCTCCCCGTCCACCTCCCCGTCCCCGTCCACCTCCGCGTCGACGTCCACGTCCCCCTCTCCTTCCCCTTCCTCTTCCACTTCCTCTTCACCCTCCGCGTCGGCGTCGACCTCCGCGGCCCCCTCGCCCGGCGGGAGCGGCGCCCCCGCCGACGGCCCGCAGAAGATCCTCAACGGCAAGCTCACCTGGGGCGTCAAGGAGTCCTTCCGCGCGTACGTCGGGGAGAAGGGCATCACCGCGAGCGGTGGCGCCGTCAAGGACGGCGCCACCTACGCCTTCGCCTTCGGCGCGGGCGAGCTGGACGTCAGGAACCAGAAGTTGAACGCCTCGTTCCAGGGCTCCCTGCGCTTCCGGTTCACCCTCCACGGCCTCGACCTGACCTTCGAGAACATCCGCGTCGCCGGCGCCGGCAAGACCGGCACGCTGACCCTGGACGTGAAGACGCCGGCGGGCACCCGCAAGGACGTCCCCTTCGCCACGCTCGACCTGTCGAAGACCGACTACAAGACCAAGGGCGGCCTGCTGGCCCTGACCGGCGTCCCCGCGTACTTCACCGAGCAGGGTTCCACCGTGTTCGCCAACGACAACGCCGTCCTCGACCAGTACAAGCCGGGCAAGCCGATGGACCCGCTCGACTTGTCGGTCGCCGTGGACAAGGACGTCACCCTGCCCACCACGGGCGGCGCCACCGGCGGCACCGGGACGACCGGCGGCACCGGGACGACCGGCGGCGGCGGTACGGGCGGCAGCGCGGGCGGCGGCTCCGCCGGCGGCGCCGGCACGGCCGGGGCGGCGCGGCGGCGGGCGGCAACCTGGCCGCCACGGGCGCCGAGCTCCCGGCCGGCGCCCTGCTCGGCGCCTCCGGCGTGA
- a CDS encoding HtaA domain-containing protein yields MSARPARAFAVALLAALLGALLPASTAHAAGRTVQGGRLDWGIKSSFQSYVTGPVAKGSFQLKAGAATVGGSLFRFHSANGSYAPDTGEFSASFSGGVSFQGHRKPDGVNELDMTVSRPTVKISGGRGTLYVDVSSKAKDTGAVSSESQVPFATLGLGGIEMRGAGSPFVLTNVPATLTEQGAKAFAGYYAAGAQLDPVSLSADVKDPVAAPPSTAPATTPAPGGQTPQAEGAFADAAVDWGVRRTFREYVTGSVGQGKWTLAEGAQDGGALFRFPQGKGTYDGRKGTLDAAFAGTVRFTGAHLDLTLAKVTVKVENGRGVLTADVTNGSEGTKSAVPLVAFDAKALKTEGTLVTLTEAPATLTEGGAQAFNSMYKAGTEMDPVSLAVALDGAARLPALPNLGSTASPAPAPASPAASPSGAAVAAPAASAGESSNVGLYVALGAAVLLAAGGVGFVALRKRRTATAAGSDSGASGS; encoded by the coding sequence ATGTCCGCAAGACCCGCCCGTGCGTTCGCCGTCGCCCTGTTGGCGGCCCTGCTCGGGGCGCTGCTGCCGGCCTCCACCGCTCACGCGGCGGGCCGTACCGTGCAGGGTGGTCGACTGGACTGGGGAATCAAATCGTCCTTCCAGAGTTATGTCACGGGTCCTGTCGCGAAAGGCTCTTTCCAGCTGAAGGCCGGCGCCGCCACCGTCGGCGGCAGCCTGTTCCGCTTCCACTCGGCGAACGGCTCCTACGCCCCCGACACCGGCGAGTTCTCCGCCTCCTTCAGCGGCGGCGTCAGCTTCCAGGGCCACCGGAAGCCCGACGGGGTCAACGAACTGGACATGACCGTCAGTCGACCCACCGTCAAGATCTCCGGCGGACGCGGCACCCTCTACGTGGACGTGTCCAGCAAGGCCAAGGACACCGGAGCGGTCAGCAGCGAGTCCCAGGTGCCCTTCGCCACGCTCGGCCTGGGCGGCATCGAGATGAGGGGTGCGGGCAGCCCGTTCGTCCTCACCAACGTCCCGGCCACCCTCACCGAACAGGGCGCCAAGGCCTTCGCCGGCTACTACGCCGCCGGCGCGCAACTCGACCCCGTCTCCCTGTCGGCCGACGTCAAGGACCCGGTGGCCGCGCCGCCTTCGACGGCCCCCGCCACGACGCCCGCCCCCGGGGGCCAGACCCCGCAGGCCGAGGGCGCCTTCGCCGACGCCGCCGTCGACTGGGGGGTGCGCCGCACCTTCCGCGAGTACGTCACCGGCTCCGTCGGCCAGGGCAAGTGGACCCTCGCCGAAGGCGCCCAGGACGGCGGCGCGCTGTTCCGCTTCCCGCAGGGCAAGGGCACCTACGACGGCCGGAAAGGCACGCTCGACGCCGCGTTCGCCGGGACCGTCCGCTTCACCGGCGCCCATCTGGACCTGACGCTCGCCAAGGTCACCGTCAAGGTCGAGAACGGCAGGGGTGTGCTCACCGCCGACGTCACCAACGGCTCCGAGGGGACGAAGAGCGCCGTGCCGCTCGTCGCGTTCGACGCCAAGGCGCTGAAGACCGAGGGCACGCTCGTCACGCTGACCGAAGCCCCGGCCACCCTCACCGAGGGCGGCGCGCAGGCCTTCAACTCCATGTACAAGGCCGGCACCGAGATGGACCCCGTCTCGCTCGCCGTCGCCCTGGACGGCGCGGCGCGGCTCCCGGCCCTGCCGAACCTCGGCTCCACCGCGTCCCCGGCCCCCGCCCCCGCCTCCCCGGCCGCGTCGCCGTCCGGCGCCGCCGTGGCCGCGCCCGCCGCCTCGGCGGGGGAGTCCTCGAACGTCGGGCTCTACGTCGCCCTCGGCGCGGCCGTGCTGCTGGCGGCCGGCGGGGTCGGCTTCGTGGCCCTGCGCAAGCGCCGTACGGCGACGGCCGCGGGTTCGGACTCCGGCGCCTCGGGCTCGTAG
- a CDS encoding ABC transporter substrate-binding protein, translating into MPTPATSTRFPRLVVAVAALALALGATGCGNANAPAGSPTRPAGSAADRIEPLAGTPLPALPVTVPSADGAQVTVASAERIVPLTGSLNEIVQTLGLGARVVARDITATFEQAASLPVVTRGHDVSAESVLSLRPTLVLAETTTGPAEAIRQIRDAGIPVLVVAPAKALDDVPKRIDAVAAALGVKEAGTQLNQRTADRIAAARRGAPADSAKKPRVAFLYLRGTASVYLLGGSDSGAASLLEAAGAIDTGKESGLGKDFTPITSEALAAAAPDAILVMTKGLESVGGVDGLVKIPGVAQTPAGMDRRVVTVDDGVLLNYGPRTDQVLASLVAQLHGKGA; encoded by the coding sequence TTGCCCACGCCCGCCACGTCAACCCGCTTCCCCCGCCTGGTCGTTGCCGTGGCGGCACTGGCACTCGCACTCGGCGCGACCGGCTGCGGGAACGCGAACGCTCCCGCGGGCTCCCCCACCCGACCCGCCGGCAGCGCCGCGGACCGGATCGAGCCCCTCGCCGGCACGCCGCTGCCCGCGCTCCCCGTGACCGTGCCCTCGGCCGACGGCGCGCAGGTCACCGTCGCCTCGGCGGAACGGATCGTGCCGCTGACGGGCAGCCTGAACGAGATCGTCCAGACCCTCGGCCTCGGTGCGCGGGTCGTCGCCCGCGACATCACCGCCACCTTCGAACAGGCCGCGTCCCTGCCGGTGGTGACACGTGGACACGACGTCTCCGCCGAGAGCGTGCTCTCGCTGCGGCCGACCCTCGTCCTGGCCGAGACCACCACCGGACCGGCCGAGGCGATCCGGCAGATCCGCGACGCCGGGATCCCGGTCCTGGTCGTCGCCCCCGCCAAGGCACTGGACGACGTCCCGAAGCGGATCGACGCGGTGGCCGCCGCGCTGGGCGTCAAGGAGGCCGGTACGCAGCTCAACCAGCGCACCGCCGACCGGATCGCCGCCGCCCGCCGGGGCGCCCCCGCCGACTCCGCGAAGAAGCCCCGGGTGGCCTTCCTCTACCTGCGCGGCACGGCCTCCGTCTACCTGCTGGGCGGCTCCGACTCGGGCGCGGCCTCGCTGCTGGAGGCGGCGGGCGCGATCGACACGGGCAAGGAGTCCGGGCTCGGCAAGGACTTCACGCCGATCACGAGCGAGGCGCTGGCCGCCGCCGCTCCGGACGCGATCCTCGTCATGACCAAGGGGCTCGAATCGGTGGGCGGCGTCGACGGATTGGTCAAGATCCCGGGCGTGGCCCAGACCCCGGCCGGGATGGACCGTCGGGTGGTGACCGTGGACGACGGGGTCCTGCTCAACTACGGGCCCCGCACCGACCAGGTGCTCGCCTCGCTCGTGGCGCAGCTCCACGGCAAGGGCGCCTGA
- a CDS encoding iron ABC transporter permease, protein MRPAAGGAGLRPAPGKPRGRRALLIGAALVAALCLLALLSAGVGAYHIPTGDVLASALHRLGLGGAPLDRVGESVLWNVRLPRVVLALLVGASLGCAGALMQGVFGNPLAEPGVIGISAGAAVGAVAAIGLGLSFLGNWTITACAFVAGLITVTCVYLLSRNGGKTEVVTLILTGIAVNAFAGALIGLFVFFADSGQVNQITFWQLGSLAQATWPKVLAVLPCALVGLCVAPFYGRRLDLLALGERPARHLGIDVERLRLALILVVALLTAAAVAVAGVITFVGLLVPHLLRMANGPGHRFLVPASALAGAVVLMAGDLAARTIAQPAELPLGVLTALIGSPFFFWLLRRTRRRQGGWA, encoded by the coding sequence GTGCGGCCGGCCGCCGGCGGGGCCGGTCTTCGCCCGGCGCCCGGGAAGCCGCGCGGCCGCCGGGCGCTGCTGATCGGTGCGGCGCTGGTGGCCGCCCTGTGCCTGCTCGCCCTGCTCTCCGCCGGCGTCGGCGCCTACCACATCCCGACCGGCGACGTCCTCGCCTCCGCCCTGCACCGGCTGGGCCTCGGCGGCGCTCCGCTCGACCGGGTCGGGGAGAGCGTGCTGTGGAACGTACGCCTCCCCCGGGTCGTGCTCGCCCTGTTGGTCGGCGCCTCCCTCGGTTGCGCGGGCGCGCTGATGCAGGGGGTCTTCGGCAACCCGCTCGCCGAGCCGGGCGTCATCGGCATCTCGGCGGGTGCCGCCGTCGGCGCGGTCGCCGCCATCGGGCTGGGCCTGAGCTTCCTCGGCAACTGGACGATCACCGCCTGCGCCTTCGTCGCGGGTCTGATCACCGTCACCTGCGTCTACCTGCTCTCGCGCAACGGCGGGAAGACCGAGGTCGTCACCCTCATCCTCACGGGCATCGCCGTCAACGCCTTCGCGGGCGCCCTGATCGGCCTGTTCGTCTTCTTCGCCGACAGTGGGCAGGTCAACCAGATCACCTTCTGGCAGCTCGGCTCCCTCGCCCAGGCCACCTGGCCGAAGGTGCTGGCCGTCCTCCCGTGCGCGCTGGTCGGGTTGTGCGTCGCCCCCTTCTACGGGCGCCGGCTGGACCTCCTCGCGCTCGGCGAGCGCCCGGCCCGCCACCTCGGCATCGACGTGGAGCGGCTGCGGCTGGCCCTGATCCTGGTCGTGGCGCTGCTGACGGCGGCGGCCGTCGCCGTAGCCGGGGTCATCACCTTCGTCGGCCTGCTGGTGCCGCACCTGCTGCGGATGGCGAACGGGCCGGGGCACCGCTTCCTGGTGCCGGCCAGCGCCCTCGCCGGGGCGGTGGTGCTGATGGCGGGCGACCTCGCCGCCCGGACGATCGCCCAGCCCGCCGAGCTGCCGCTCGGTGTGCTGACCGCCCTGATCGGCAGCCCGTTCTTCTTCTGGCTGCTGCGCCGCACCCGCCGCAGACAAGGAGGTTGGGCGTGA
- a CDS encoding heme ABC transporter ATP-binding protein, whose product MRRRGGRTVPARPAPGAAVAEADGLHVRLGERAVLAGIDLSARAGEVLALVGPNGAGKSTLLAALAADLPAAAGAVRIDGRPVGAWSAPELALRRAVLPQSAALSFPFRVADVVGMGRAPWAGTPLAEQDEEAVADAMAATEVTPFAERPFSALSGGERARVALARVLAQRAPLLLLDEPTAALDLRHQELVLRICRERAAAGDAVVVVLHDLGLAAAYADRAAVLHDGRIAVAGPPSEVFEDGLLSRVYRQPVEVLPHPRTGAPLVIPLRGTALAEGP is encoded by the coding sequence CTGCGCCGTCGGGGCGGCCGGACCGTGCCCGCCCGTCCCGCCCCCGGGGCCGCCGTCGCCGAGGCCGACGGCCTGCACGTGCGGCTCGGGGAGCGCGCGGTGCTCGCCGGCATCGACCTGAGCGCCCGCGCGGGCGAGGTCCTGGCCCTGGTCGGCCCGAACGGCGCCGGGAAGTCCACCCTGCTCGCCGCGCTCGCCGCCGACCTGCCGGCCGCCGCCGGCGCCGTACGGATCGACGGGCGGCCCGTCGGCGCCTGGTCGGCCCCCGAACTGGCCCTGCGCCGCGCCGTGCTCCCGCAGTCGGCCGCCCTGTCCTTCCCGTTCCGCGTCGCCGACGTCGTCGGGATGGGCCGCGCGCCCTGGGCCGGCACCCCGCTCGCGGAGCAGGACGAGGAGGCGGTGGCCGACGCGATGGCCGCCACCGAGGTCACCCCTTTCGCCGAGCGGCCGTTCTCGGCCCTCTCCGGGGGCGAGCGCGCCCGCGTCGCGCTGGCCCGCGTACTGGCCCAGCGGGCGCCGCTGTTGCTGCTCGACGAGCCGACGGCGGCGCTGGACCTGCGGCACCAGGAGTTGGTGTTGCGGATCTGCCGGGAGCGGGCGGCGGCGGGCGACGCGGTGGTGGTCGTCCTGCACGACCTGGGGCTGGCGGCGGCGTACGCCGACCGGGCCGCCGTCCTGCACGACGGCCGGATCGCGGTGGCCGGGCCGCCGTCGGAGGTCTTCGAGGACGGGCTGCTCAGCCGCGTCTACCGGCAGCCCGTGGAGGTGCTCCCCCATCCCCGCACCGGGGCCCCGCTGGTCATCCCGCTGCGGGGGACGGCGCTCGCGGAGGGTCCGTGA
- a CDS encoding SDR family oxidoreductase: protein MDAPRKKIAVVTGAGSGIGRSVALALAGAGWSVALAGRRTGPLEETAAAAPEGADVLPVRADVSDPEDVAALFEAVRERHGRLDLLFNNAGTFGPAGVALEDITPEAWRQVVDVNLTGAFLCAQAAFRVMKAQEPQGGRIINNGSISAHVPRPNSIAYTATKHAMTGLTKSLSLDGRPYRIACGQIDIGNAATEMTERMRTGILQANGQLAVEPVMDAADVARTVLHMAELPLEANVQFATVMATAMPYIGRG, encoded by the coding sequence ATGGACGCACCGCGGAAGAAGATCGCTGTAGTGACCGGCGCCGGCTCCGGGATCGGCCGGTCCGTGGCCCTCGCCCTGGCCGGAGCCGGCTGGTCGGTGGCCCTCGCCGGACGCCGGACCGGACCCCTGGAGGAGACGGCCGCGGCGGCCCCCGAAGGCGCGGACGTGCTGCCCGTACGGGCCGACGTGAGCGATCCGGAGGACGTGGCCGCGCTGTTCGAGGCCGTACGGGAGCGCCACGGGCGCCTCGACCTGCTCTTCAACAACGCCGGCACCTTCGGCCCCGCCGGTGTCGCGCTGGAGGACATCACCCCCGAGGCGTGGCGTCAGGTCGTCGACGTCAACCTGACCGGCGCCTTCCTCTGCGCGCAGGCGGCCTTCCGGGTGATGAAGGCCCAGGAACCACAGGGCGGCCGCATCATCAACAACGGCTCCATCTCGGCGCACGTGCCCCGCCCGAACTCCATCGCCTACACCGCGACCAAGCACGCCATGACCGGCCTGACCAAGTCGCTGTCGCTCGACGGGCGCCCGTACCGGATCGCCTGCGGGCAGATCGACATCGGCAACGCGGCCACCGAGATGACCGAGCGCATGCGGACCGGCATCCTCCAGGCCAACGGGCAGCTGGCCGTCGAGCCGGTCATGGACGCCGCCGACGTGGCCCGGACCGTGCTGCACATGGCGGAACTGCCGCTGGAGGCGAACGTTCAGTTCGCCACCGTCATGGCGACCGCCATGCCCTACATCGGACGCGGCTGA
- a CDS encoding multidrug effflux MFS transporter, which translates to MSERGPWAAREHGPSPEPPHSAPAEATAEAPATPLKAARRTGLLVTFVLGGLTALPPLSMDMYLPALPQVTSALRSPAATIQLTLTACLAGMALGQLVIGPMSDKWGRRRPLLAGMVVYVLATALCALAPTAELLIAFRLLQGLAGAAAIVIARAVVRDLYDGVEMARFFSTLMLISGSAPIIAPLIGGQVLRFSDWRGVFLVLTAVGLALTLVAWRSLGETLPPERRHTGGVGAALRTMRGLLGDRVFAGYTLAGGFAFAVLFSYISASPFVVQEIYGASPQAFSLLFGLNSVGLIAVGQINGKLLVGRVSLDKALATGLAVITVASVALLLMSTGVFGEVGLVPIAAALFVLMSAMGLVLPNTNAQALMRTPHAAGSASALLGTSSFLVGAIASPLVGIAGEDTAVPMALVQLTCSLLSVACFVLMCRPWQTREPAA; encoded by the coding sequence ATGTCGGAGAGAGGCCCCTGGGCGGCCCGCGAGCACGGACCGTCGCCCGAACCGCCCCACTCCGCCCCAGCCGAGGCCACCGCCGAGGCCCCCGCCACCCCCCTGAAGGCCGCACGCCGTACCGGACTGCTCGTCACCTTCGTCCTGGGCGGCCTGACGGCCCTCCCACCCCTCTCCATGGACATGTACCTGCCGGCCCTGCCGCAGGTCACCTCCGCCCTGCGCAGCCCGGCCGCCACGATCCAGCTCACCCTGACGGCCTGCCTCGCCGGCATGGCGCTCGGCCAGCTGGTCATCGGCCCGATGAGCGACAAGTGGGGCCGCCGCCGGCCCCTGCTCGCGGGCATGGTGGTCTACGTCCTCGCCACCGCCCTCTGCGCCCTCGCCCCGACCGCCGAGCTGCTGATCGCCTTCCGGCTGCTCCAGGGCCTGGCGGGCGCGGCCGCGATAGTGATCGCGCGCGCCGTCGTCCGCGACCTGTACGACGGCGTCGAGATGGCCCGCTTCTTCTCCACGCTGATGTTGATCTCCGGGAGCGCGCCGATCATCGCCCCGCTCATCGGCGGCCAGGTGCTGCGCTTCTCCGACTGGCGCGGCGTGTTCCTGGTCCTCACCGCCGTCGGCCTCGCGCTGACCCTGGTGGCCTGGCGCAGCCTCGGCGAGACCCTGCCGCCCGAGCGGCGCCACACCGGCGGCGTCGGCGCGGCCCTGCGGACCATGCGCGGCCTGCTCGGCGACCGGGTGTTCGCCGGCTACACCCTGGCGGGCGGCTTCGCCTTCGCCGTCCTCTTCTCCTACATCTCCGCCTCCCCCTTCGTCGTGCAGGAGATCTACGGGGCCTCCCCGCAGGCCTTCAGCCTGCTGTTCGGCCTCAACTCCGTCGGGCTCATCGCCGTCGGCCAGATCAACGGCAAGCTGCTCGTCGGCCGCGTCAGCCTGGACAAGGCCCTGGCCACCGGTCTCGCGGTGATCACCGTCGCCTCGGTGGCCCTGCTGCTGATGTCCACCGGGGTCTTCGGCGAGGTCGGGCTGGTCCCGATCGCCGCCGCGCTGTTCGTCCTGATGTCGGCGATGGGTCTGGTCCTGCCGAACACCAACGCGCAGGCGCTCATGCGCACCCCGCACGCCGCCGGATCGGCGTCCGCGCTGCTGGGCACGTCCTCCTTCCTGGTCGGGGCGATCGCCTCCCCGCTGGTCGGCATCGCGGGCGAGGACACGGCGGTGCCGATGGCGCTGGTCCAGCTGACCTGCTCACTGCTGTCGGTGGCCTGCTTCGTGCTGATGTGCCGCCCTTGGCAGACCCGCGAGCCCGCCGCCTAG